The following is a genomic window from Epinephelus moara isolate mb chromosome 17, YSFRI_EMoa_1.0, whole genome shotgun sequence.
CTCTGTTACAGTTCAGTCCCTTCAGGATTTCGCAGGCTGTTTTGAGATTGTTGTGACCTGTAGTTGATTTCATGGCAGTTTGCGATGCACATTGCGATGTTTATAGGCGTTTTTTGCAATGAAATCGCCGGGGCAAGTGAAAATTACCAAAATAGTTGTGATGCTGTCTCAGTGTgtcccacagaattagaatctgTTTGTGATGGCCACTCAAAGCAGTGCTGAAGGACCGTCCCCGTGAGAGGCTCTCCTCTGCCTGAATAGCATGAGCTAACAAAAATAGTACAACAtgatttcgccactactcgtcATAATTTGCCACTTAGGCAGAAGCCTAGCAGCAGCGGTTAAATTCGAGCCTTTAATCTCGCACCAAAATGGCTCCACTGTCCGTAAACCTGCAAGTAATCAGTAGGTTAAGTTAGctttgtgatgctaacagttagcagtgtcactgtgtgtctgtgactccGGTCCCACAGCAGCTGTCTCAGAGGGGCTGAGCGAATCAATACGCTGCGTGCTGCTCTACAATTAAGTGAAATGTTACCCATCTTAAATAATCAAATTTGCGGTAAAGTCGAGGTGGTTGGACAAAATTGTAAGGTCGCgcagaattcacagggattgGCTAGATTTGCTTTGATTGCTGCAGCTGCAACATcgcaaaatcctggagggactgtatATCACTTTCCTTGTTCTTCTCAAACTATTACTCATgctatttttgtattattgatGGTACTGTACTCAGTTATGTATTTACAGCTTGATGCAAAACAAAACTGGAAATCTGCACCGTTTTAAGTGATCACTTACAGTGGAGGAGGATGTTCATGCTACACAGTGACCTCttggtttttgtttctttgtctgaAATCTGTCCACGTCTGAGTTTAAACACCAGTTCAgcattaatgttttctttttcttttaactgtACAGATAGTTTTAATTTATTATGGATtgtcaaataacaaagactaaAGTTAATTGTCATGAAAAAACGACCCTATTTTATCCACCCTGCTCTCACACTTGCAACAAATTTAGCAGCGCACAGTTGGAGTTTCACCCACATCCTGTAAAGCTCCCCTACTAAACACCTGTTTCCAGGAGAATGGAAATGGTTGCCTGTGCTGCAGCTCATAAACTTTGACAAAATCAATGCTATTTTGTTGCAAGTGCCCGATAAGTATCGTGCATGTGCAACCCTCAGAAATGAGAACGAAGCAAGACAGCTAACTATTTAGCTAATTACATCATCAGCTCcagaaaaaacaatgtgtttaatTGGTTTTTTTGCCCTATCAGACAAGTGAGTTGTTAGATTAACATGCCCAACATGGATATTTAACTAGCCCCAAGCAATCAAGCAaaccttattgttgagccctgaatTTTCAAACAGCAGCTGTATTTGTCACATACAATGTCCCCCCTCAGTTTATCAGAGGAAAGATAGACCAGTCGTCTTCTCATTAGACCCTGACAGATTCTGTTTAACACTCCATTAGCCTAATTTTCCACCTGGGCAaagactcaaaaaaaaaaagcagtctcAAAATGTAAAGAGATGGTTTTTTTAATCTATCTGGCACAttggcggaggtttctgtgaagtgctgtaaagtttagttgattcaaaacacacattaaacacacattaaacatggcttaatagagacaatttcaaacacaagtacacaaaccagcttcactataactcgcagcattcacagacaaacacttgtctttatctggacacattttccccacaaatacaacatgctaacgttattagcacaagtctatggcattttacattgtataaattagcctagtgactagcGGAGAtgtcctctgctcatatgaagccaggataaattacacacaagacttaaaatgctatttttgtggaggctttattgtcttcacaatttattgtttattgtctgtgaaattaaagtaaataaaagctttgtttccactgagggaaatggtttcagcttacagaaatagacgagaggtctgcgtcaccacaACACCATTACATTTCTAAATTCCATCCTAAGAGTTAAGATTTTAAATAGAGAGATTAATAACACTGTTCAAGCCCAAGTTTGACGAAATAACCTCAGTTTAAGGAGCAGAGTGAagcatttagtggcatctagtggtgagattgcagattgcaaccaactgaatacCCCTTAACAAACAAACTGTCTCACAAACTTGACACTTTCTTATGCAGAAAAACCCACCAAGACATGTAGATTATTAAACACCATTAGGCGGACCTGTGATAACTGGACCTTAATAGGATTTCGTCAGCAGCTTCCAAGGACAGGGACAAGCTGACGAGCTCCAAATTAGTTAATTTTGAGTAAAACCTTCCTTTGAATTCTGACGCCACATCCAGTCGATCATCTCACGGCCCTTTAAGAACCACTGACATCGATGTAAAACACATCCAGCCTCATctacactctgcttgtggttACAGCAGGTGGTGCTCAGTCTCGCACATCCAGTCTTGCTACACCTGCCAAGTGCCTGGCAAAGGTTTTTTGGCTTTTCCCACCTGCATTTCATCCAAAACCCCCAAATGAAACACCTGCTACTCCCACCAGCCTTTCCCCTCTTTGTCCTCACAACATGTGACATGTTTGATCCTTTAAAGTGCAAACGATGAAGGGAAATGAAGTGACGGGGGAGACGGTGAAGCAGGGACAAACAGTAGCACTTTACCTGCAGAGTGGTGgcagtagtgtttgtgtgtgcgtgcgtgcgtgtgagtgaatgagtgtatgtgtgtgaggaagGTCGGGTTCATCCTGTGTACTTGTTTCCGTTGCAGCGACTGCTCCTGCTGCGTGTCGACGGGCAGCAGAGCCAGATCGTCTTTGTTAACCAGTGGTGTTGCCTAACATTGTATTTCATACTGATCTCGatgttttctcctttttttttttctttttttttttaatttatgggTAGTGTCGATAGAGTTGTGCATTATTATGAAAAATTTTATGTATGATTACATTGATTGTTTGAttgtacatttaaaacaaaaatatgtaaagattaaattttgttttaaattaaaaggaACAAAAAGATTCAAGTTGCACAGGGTGGTGCTCCTGGTGATTAATTGGGTGTTTTATTCCTGACACAGTTTCTCCACAGCTCAGCTTCCCTCTGGTTTCTTTACCtttgatggtttttttttctcttgttaaAACACTCCAGACCCACAGTTCACTTgcttgttctggagcttttaaccaaattttgtggtcttcatcagcagataaAATTTGCTGCTCTTTCTAAGGTCAAGAATCACATGTCAACCTCGACATTTGAGCCAACATGGTCGATAACTCTACTAACTTAActtcatctgctgatgaagatcatgtaTGATGACGaccaaaagctccagaacatgTGAGTATGTGGACTTTGAGTagagattgttttgtcaactgTTGCTCCCAGTGACATTTTCTCAGGGTCTCCACGGtcacctggaaaagtcatgggatTAGTAAAATTCTTCAAATTTGTGGAAAAGTCCTGATGAAAGAGTTTAATATTTATCTTCCATGGATAACCTTCCATGTAATGTagcatactgtaaaacttccattagtagcccgggctattatttgcttacatggctgaaatcaacaggcctatatttgggacaggcctttaattcctttcacgtAAAACTGGCGCTCAGAAAAGATCGCAAAGTacgatcaaattgtttatttaagcCACTctgaatattaattgtttaacaATGAAGCTTCAGATAACATATCAGTTATGAATCTTTCATTTGATTTAGCTCCGACTGACCTGAAATATTTGAGGATTACAGCACCCGGCagcactttatcctgttaaaacaatcctcacaacttggattaatctTTAtgaaaaaacccttttgattctttagatctgaggacccttacagactaaaggattatgaataacttacagggtaataaAGGAATGGAtgcataatttgaggtagccaacaacctgcttttatacatccaaagaacttctataaaaaaatgaactgcttggcaaccagaccaggcctttcattgagacaggcctttatttgtcaaaatatgtagccaaaccaggctagtaaaagggactgggcgttatATTGGGACGAGGCTTTTAATTGTAGTTTTATGGTAAAACCAAGCCAAgttccatctctccctccatgtATGGCAGCTAGCTGGAATAATGTTTGGACAGAGTTTGGATCTGAAATGTTTGAATAATGCCAGGCAAGAACAataatgtgactgtgtgattgAACACGTTTCCATACTTTGGCCTGCTACTGCTTTTAAATTGTACTGCATTTTTTTTGAGATGGAGCAATTGACCCATGCAGCCTTTGGCACAAAtctttttccaccaacatggaactaTTTCCACTCCAGTTCCCGCACCTAATTTTGAGCCATTCAGAGCATTtcgaccaaaaataaattggttcagGACCCAAAAAGTTGGATCTCAGCTGGAACCAAtcaggttttccttgacctgaagtgCAAACCATGAAGACATCAGTGGGCGTGTCATATTCTAAAGGTcggaaagaaagaggagaaaaggcAACAATGAAGAAGTCGAGaaattgtcagaaaaaaaaaaagcatgcagTGGTCTCATTAGTAGTTGGTTCAAGCTTGTTTTttgcataaaaacaaataccTCTAATAACAGAACTAAAGTTTGCTGGTGATCAATGTGATCTGCAATTTTGCTTCTACTGTTTTCTTCTGTTGTGCTACACCCTCCcttgatgacacatccttgatcACAGTGGTTCTGAGTCGAAGTTCTGGATACGTGGCCTCGTTCGCTAGACAGCATcaaggttccaagaatcctgaatGGCACtagttcaagaaccagaggtAATTTAGTGGAAAGGAGTATCAGAGCCTCAACACGCACTTGGGTTTAATTTCAGCTGCTCTGCTCTTAAAGTAGAGCATTGTAGTTTGAAGGTACGGAGCATTCTTTCTTCAAACATATTGACCAACAGGCCAGTCGGCTGTCACTTCCCCTGCTCTACAACTCCAAGTCCACGGACTGactataataatataatgaacAGCTTGAGTAAAGTGGACTTTATAGTTCTATTTGTGTTATATGTTGTgaatgcaaaacatatttgaggcCTTTACAGAAGGTAAACAGCCTGTTAAGTCTAACTTAGCCTGTACTTGTAGTCTGAATGAGagttcattaatatgttttaccacaaggtggcgcctGTGCAGGGCActgtttatgattatttggtacttaactttgcagagctggcagtgaaaccagacaaatctgtccacattaaattctctattttattgtgagacttttactttgttggatttggcatccaaaGCCAACTTGGCATTAAGAGTCAAGACTAGCTACTGCTGTCGAGGTTCAGCAAAATATCCAGGAAAAGGTGCCAGGACGTAGATGTATTGCACATATTTtagttgttgaaatgttaaaatattactttaTTTGGTACAGaggcttcacatttttacagttagagaatgtaagaatttctTTAGGCAGACACCGTTCTCTTTATAGGACTTATAGAAAGACTAATCTTCTTCCTGTCCACTTTTCAGATGTCCCACAACTTTATGGCGAAGTACCGCTGACTCACTGGAGCTCTTTCAAATCAAAAAGCCTGTATCCTCTTATTTCCCAATGATTTACAGTCTCAAATCGACAGGAAACACTTCACATTAAGCTTTACTGCCGTGCATCTGCACTGTGAGGTGTTTCTATAATtttgtccacttcctgttctcACATGAGGTCTTGTTCTTGTCTTGCAGTCTTGCTAAAGCTCAACAGTGCGCTGTCTGTCTGTATTATCATCTGCGTTAACAGTGGCTTTCCTGTTGGCACCCAGGGGTGGGAGTGGATTAGGAGAGGTTTTGGGGGGGAGGTGATAGAAGCCTGCCACTTCCCAAACACAGACCAGTCTTTGTCACAGTCCCCTCAGTGTTTAGAGTTTGAGAGTAGCTCCTGACAGCGGCTGAGAGAGTCGGCCTACTCCCCGGGTCCTGTTACAGAACATCTATCATTCATGGCTGCGTCTGAACCTGAGCTGTTAGTGTTCACCTGGAGGCTTCGCTGCTCCTGCCtcatgaaaaatacaacagaTTTTCACATTAAATTCCACATAAAAACTTACATTTTAAAGTCTGCTGGCAGAGTCCAGGTTTTTGTAAAGACTCTTTGTTAATCTAAAGGCATTACTTCCAACAGCAGGGTGCATGTGGTGTAGTGTAACTTTATCTCGTCCAAAGTCAGTCTAAAAGAGTCTAAAACTTTAACGACACTTGTCCGAGATATTTCTGTCCATGTCACTCTCTTCTCATGCAAACAGCCTCACTCTCAGAGACAGGTGGCTGAAGGTTTCCAGCTCTGTCAGCAGATCCGTTTCCTCCATCACCTTCGTGTCACATCTGAGGAGACAAGCTTGTAACCATGGTTACCGCCACCAAAGAAGGTGACTAGTTTAGCTTACTTTATGTTAGTTAGCTACAAGTTACAGCcatgttttgtttgcattttggaAAAGTGGTATCATAAAAAGTATGTCGAATTAGCTATTAGGAGCTTATGTTTGCAACGTGCTCCTGAATATACAGACAAATATAACTGAGCTACTTTGTTATTGAAGAGTTTTGAcaatagcctttttttttttatgatttctgaGCAATGTTATGGACATACATTGGCGACGGACATCAGGGATAAAAAGTACATATCCTTCCTCTTACCTTTAGTACTGTGTATCAGTGtagattgctttggtgtgagttgctgagtgttggagatatcggccgtagagatgtctgccttctctccagtataatggaactagatggcactcagcttgtggtgctcaaagtgccaaaaattacatttgaaaaactcaacagcaatgtctctttccagaaatcatgacctggttactcaagataatccacagaccttgttgtgagcagtttcatgtaggaactattttctttgtaccgaactacacccgccaactgcaTCACCACCCAGGGGGAAGTGTGAGAGGTaatgacaaagaaagaaaaaagaaggtggaaggtggactattgcaagcaatgtttctgtaagttttTAATAACTCAGAATGCCACTGTTTCTTTTCGTTGGACTGTCAATTTAATGCTTGAAGCGGGGGTCGATGACCGTGCTGAGGACACTGGCCTCAGTCATGTCTGACAGTTACCACCTCCTTTCATTTTCCTTCACCTTTAAtgtgataaaacaaaacaaaaatggaaaCATTTGAATACTGATTTGAATGTCGATTACCATGACAGCTTCAAAGCATCTTAATAATCAGGTTAGCCCTAGGAGCGtccatctactgctagctcatctagcacctctgagctagctaacgttacagctcagctgaggacaTTTTGCGGTGTCACAAACACAAGCTTGTCATTGAGAGAGTAGATGCATGCACTTCCTCCTGCACCATGacacagttggtgggtgtagtttggtagaaagaaaatagttcctacatgaaactgctcacaacaaggtctgtggattatcttgagtaaccaggtcatgatttctggaaagagacattgctgttgagtttttcaaatgtttttttggcactttgagcaccacaagctgagtgccatctagttccattatactagagagaaggcagacatctctacggctgatatctccaacactctgcaactcagagcaaaacaatctacactgataaatagcacgacaggtaagaggaaaaatatgtgtttctaTGCGTTATCTCCCTATTCCATCTCAACAGTCATTAGTATGTATCATAGGTCATGTTGTAACAGCGATCACTGGAGCAAAAAGTAGTTAAAGTCCCCTAAAATGAACTCTCGAGATACATGAGACGTGAAGTAATAGTTAATGTACTGctaacaacaaaagaaaaaacaattaatGTGGGTATAGCAGACATTTGTAAGCAGGTTTTTTACACAGCACTTTCATTTTATTCCACTACAAAAAAGAGCCATCTCAAGAGCACCAGTAAAAGCAAAACAGCACCCAGTTCATCTCCGCCACAGACTGGACTGTTAGCCAagcaaaggaagaaagaaaagagtcCTTGTAGTCCCAGTGTCCACTTTGACATGCAGCAGAAATGCAACTGTACTGTAAAGCCTCTGCAGAAGCAAGACGATGCTGAGATCAGGTCTGGCAGTAAATTAAAAACCTAAAACAGCACATGGCAGAGGGAAGGAAACAAAAAGCTACTCTTCTTTACTGAGgcgaaagaaaacaaaaataatgtttaaactAGCTGAGCAACAAAACCACACCACGAtgggtaataataataatactctttaaaatatttcaaaggAAACAGACAGTAACTAcccagaggtgtgtgtgtgtgacccgaTCAGgaaatatactgtacacacataGAGTTACCTGGcttacttgttttgtttttttgtagaaaTACAGTAGGCCGTACAATCATGAAATGGTGACCACACTCTCTTTTTGTCAGTCCAGCATGCATCTCTAGGTGAGCAGGACGTTGTACAATGACCGCGGATCGGCTGTAACAGTAGCTGGATGTGAATTCTTGAGTGGATGAAGGAAGCTTAGCTTTCATCGTCATGAAGAGCAGCTTGAGGCAGATTTCTGGAGTTAGTCGTAAAAACCCTAGCACTGTAAGAAACTAAAAACTGAAAAGTCATTTGACCCCCGAGAGTGACGTACCCTAATTCCTTTAAATAATAGCTATGAAAATCTCAACACAGGAAATGTTCCTTTACAATTCGCTGCTTATTACATTACTAATAATATTGATGCCCCGTCCCATGTACATTCAAGCATGGAAATCCAGAGTGTCTAAAAACCTCATGATGATTTATTCTCGGCCTACAAAGGTTTAAAGATTGTTCCGTTcagaaaagataaataaaaatgtgattgtTTCCTCCAAAATGTGAAATCAAAAATGTCTTGACCTTTTGTCTTCAAGTGGAAATGCATAGCAGGATAACTCGTCGCTCCTCCAGGGTTTATCATGTCGTCACACGTGGCTTTCGTAAAACACCTGGCAGGAAGGGGTCTTATTTGCGTCTGTCGGTTCGGGCGCAGCCTGGTCGGCGTCCTGCTCTCCCTCCGCCTCAGGCTGCTCCTGGCTGTTGGGAGGAGAGAGCGGCGGCGGGCAGGAGGGGGGAGGCAAGGAGGGTGTGGCTTCTGGCTGAGGCGGAGCTTCGATGCTGCAGTAACCGCCGACGGCAAGCTGCGGGTGGACCGACACCTGGATGGCGATGTGCTGCGGCTGCTCGTGAACTGAGGAGTTGTCTGAGTCGGCGGCGGGGGACTCGCTGCGCTCCCTCTCGCGCcctcgctctctctccctctcctgcaGGATGGTGAAGACGTCCCTCGCCCCGATGGCCCTGCTCGCCGTCTCGCCTGCCTGCCTGAGGAAGGTGTGCCTCATCTCCTCCACCCCCACCACCTCCAGGATCTCCTCCATGAAGGTGCGGCAGTTCATGATGAGCGGCGGCAGCGGGATGCTGCGAGCCAGCTCCTCGATGTACCGCGCGAACTCCATGGTCTTGAACTGCGTCACCTTGGCGAGCTCCAGCGTCTTCGCCGAGGTGATGATGGGGATTCGCTTGGCTATCTCGAAGGCCTTCTGCAGCTTCTCGGCGCCCTCCGTGCGGAAGAATTCGTTGATGGCTTTCTCTGTCTTCTTCAGGTGGCTGCTCATCATGCAGAGGCGTGTGACGTTCAGGACCATGATGATGGTGAAGGTCACCAGACACACCACCATGTAGTACACGCCCATGTCGCCGTTAGTGAAGACCACTCGCAGCGTCACTGTGCAGTTGGTGCTGCCGTGCACGTTGGACGCCATGCAGGTGTACTTTCCACGGTCTGCAAACTCGATGCTGGTGATGTTGAGGACGCCAGAGTCCAGCAGCCACCACTTGTCACCtacagagagacggagagcgGTCATGAATATGGCAGACACAAATCATTAAAGCTCCACTCcagtgtattttgtattttatatttcatgttttcCTGACGATGCTGATTAGCCACAATGTCTGACAGATACTTTTTGACAGGTGATGACCAGCTGCTGTTGGACAACTTCTCCAACTCTATATGAACAAGCAGCACAAACACTTCGACTGCTCCATTACTTGTGGTACCATGTGGTAAAAAAATTTGCCTCTGCCGACCTGCTTTTAAAAGAGTGATTACTCACTGGCACCACGTAACCCACTAAATATGCAGTTTTCCCACCAACTCACTCTGAGGTCAAAGTTTAAACCCTGAAATCCTCTTAATGCATCTGTTCCTCTGCCGTGTGATTCAACAGCACACACTCCTCTGCAGTGTTGCTGCAGCTGATGTTTGCTGCTTTCCAAGAGGAACGTGCTTACTCAGATTTGCTTACGCTGTACTTCTGCgctgttttgcttctttttttatagAGTCTGACAGCTCGGCAGAACACAATGTTTTGCCACACATATTTATAAATcaatgaaaaggaaaacaagTGCTTCTGAGCCCAGTTTGTCAGCAGCAGCGTACACTGTGATCTCATGTCTGAGCCTCCATCTGTGCTCATCTCAACCTCTGGCTCTGTAATGTAAAGCCACTTTATGTTCAGCGTGCGCCACGTTCATGTGTGATGTGTATTTATATCAGATTGTGAGTTGAGACGGCAGAGCAGCAGCGGCCACTTTATTATTCCTGCCTCGCCTTCAATATTTAAACAGGTGACGTGGCCGCTCTGTGTGCTGCGGTTTGAGTAATCAAAACAACAACCGTCTATTTACGCACTGAATCATTTAGTTACATAAACATATATAATCATACTTCACAGTCACACCTGTCCATTTACAAACATAACCTTTGGAAAATgtttcataaaatgtaaaatgaggTATAGGTTTATTGTTTTAATAGCTTTAAATGTACCGATCcgagcgtgtttgtgtgtgcagcctGGCTTTAGTATGTTCTGTGAAATCCCCaaaatcttgtgtgtgatttttattGGCCCTGATTATTTGCTCTGGTTATCAGCTCTTATCAAAGTCATGAGGTAGTTATTCTGACTGATGAATAGCTCGGCAATTTAGGAAATgcgcttatttgctttctggtGGAGGgttagataagaagattgatGCTACACACACGTCTGTCTGTCAAATATAAAGCTGGGGGCAgcagatggttagcttagcttagcttagcacaaagactggagatGGGGGAACAGCTAGTCTGCCGGCTCTTATCAGTGGTGACGAAACTGTTGAGAGCAAGTAACAGCCCCAaaattttatctacaagtgcatgtcacacactgagcgagccgcctgttaatgacgctgtgggctaatgggcatgtagctacttctatgtttcagatgatacgtcatgtttgtagtcgaccaatgaagatgagtttacatatcaccttgggttcgtccttcaccttctcaaaatgatcccacactttggatttcctgcccgacatgttattaactagcctgtggaataaccgcaggtaccagccctggaaattaacgtgagcatttcctgtgtctgtcctttcaaattaaattcccacctGATCTAATcttataggttttgatttattttaagataagataagattttGACATgttgcagctcctaatagagtttcactctttaacaaaaaggtctatctctttCATAATGTTGCCAGACACTTGTAATCACAATCTGAGCGGTGTCTGCGGCAAGCACGTTAAGTGGACGTACACTGACCGTACACTGGTACAAACACGCCCTGAGTGTTCATATCGCAGCCTGGCCACTGCTctccctcaatactggaccaatttcaaaaaactgttgttcccattagtcacacagacacaaaaacatgggaaaatagggtccaagttaaaaaatacccacggCTCTTGAGTATGGTAGCGAATActttgtttgccccctcagtgtaaaaggatgtgacgttttgtggGCGTTCTATAAATACCAACTCTATCTGCAGACTTTCAAACTGGCTATTTCCCCTTGTTTTCAACCTTTAttctaagctaagctaaaggGGCTGCAGCTATACCTTTAGCAAAAcagctcctgataaaaactGTACACACAAGCTCTGTGTTGTGCCCTGATCTGGCCCTTCAAAGACAACTCCGAGGGCAGCATTTTATCCACAAGCAGCACAGTGTAGTGAATTCAGCTGCAACTCCTCCTCAACCTCTCGCTGTGTGAACTGCGTGGGAGTAAAGATGGACAGATATCACAGAAGGTGTCTGGTAATCTGTAGTCTGAAGTCTGAAAGAGGCCGTAACAACATTTCTGCCGCCTTCTGCCCTGCTAGCACGATCTTGTTCCCACACTGGGATCCTCTGGAGGAGATGAATGGGCGGTCAGGAAATGCAGCCTGGCCGACAACACCGCCCCGCCCATCCGCCTCTTCGTATGAGCGAGATGTCTAATTTTACCTCCACCAGCAGATCATGCGATTGATGTGCTGCCCGATACTACATGCAAGCTTGTAGGGAAAGAAAGAAGCAGCAACA
Proteins encoded in this region:
- the mfap3l gene encoding microfibrillar-associated protein 3-like — protein: MTESLSPRVTHRQSEKMHWAGGYISLVLASLIASNTTGALSVDTDGNRTESGNVTEGGFVPVVFTKVSQIIAREGSCALIDCNVTGEPFPSVQWFNSHGDRLDTEANGDKWWLLDSGVLNITSIEFADRGKYTCMASNVHGSTNCTVTLRVVFTNGDMGVYYMVVCLVTFTIIMVLNVTRLCMMSSHLKKTEKAINEFFRTEGAEKLQKAFEIAKRIPIITSAKTLELAKVTQFKTMEFARYIEELARSIPLPPLIMNCRTFMEEILEVVGVEEMRHTFLRQAGETASRAIGARDVFTILQERERERGRERERSESPAADSDNSSVHEQPQHIAIQVSVHPQLAVGGYCSIEAPPQPEATPSLPPPSCPPPLSPPNSQEQPEAEGEQDADQAAPEPTDANKTPSCQVFYESHV